The genomic region TTTCTTCTGAAATCCGGCGTCACCCACCGCTAGGACTTCATCGATCAGGAGGATGTCAGGCTCCAAATGCGCCGCGACGGAGAACCCCAATCGAACCGCCATGCCAGTCGAATAGTGCTTCACCGGCGTGTCGATAAATTTTTCGACCTCCGCGAACGTGACGATGTCGTCGAACTTCCGCCTGATCTCGGTCATCCCCATCCCCAAAATCGCTCCATTCAGAAATACGTTTTCTCTTCCGGTGAGTTCCGGGTGAAAACCGGTGCCGACCTCCAACAAGGTTCCAATCCGACCCCGCAATTCAACCCAGCCGCTGCTTGGTTCCGTAATTCTGGACAGGAGCTTGAGCAATGTGGACTTACCTGCTCCGTTCCGGCCGATGATGCCGACTATTTCGCCGTGCTGTATCTCGAATGAGATATCTTTTGCCGCCCACAGTGACGGCTCAGGGTCGCCTGAGCCCTTCAACCGTCCATTGCCCAGGCCGCGAACTGTTCTCAACGGATAGGTAGCGACTTGCATGATGACGTCGCGCAATGATTGATAGGACTGAGCGGCCGAACCCAGCCGATACTGTTTACTCAACGCCTCCGCTTTGATTGCAATCACACCCATGCGGTCGTTCCTCTTCTTGTCCACGCCATTACTCGTACACCTGGACCGTGGGCACAGGAACGACGAACTTTCCGCCCCATTCTCGAATATAGGCCAACTGGTCCATGATTTCTTCTTTGATATTCCAAGGCAAGATCAGGACGTAGTTCGGTCTCGAATCCCGAATTGTCTCCGGACTGTGAATTGGAATCCTGGTGCCTGGCGTATGCTTGCCTTGCTTGTAAGGGCTCCGGTCAACCAGATAGTCAAGAAAGTCCGTTCGGATGCCGCAATAGTTCAGGAGCACGTTTCCCTTTGCCGGCACCCCATAGCCTACGATGGTTTGTCGTTCACGTTTTAACCGCACCAGACACTCCAGCAGGTTACGCTTGGTGTCTTCAACCTGTTTCCTGAATGAAGCATAGTAGTCCATGGTTTTCACCCCCCAGGCTTCCTCCTTGGCTCGAAGCCTCGCCACCTGCTCTGTCGGCGGCTTCACTCCGGCCGAGCGGTGACAGGCATAGATTCTCAGCGAGCCGCCGTGCGTCGGAAGTTCTTCCACGTCAAACGGGAAGAGTCCCTGGCGCAGAAAGATCTCCTCAACCGCCGTGAAAGAGAGATAGGAGAAGCGATCGTGGTAGATCGTATCGAACTGATTGCCCTCGATGAGTTTGCAGAGGTGCGGAAATTCCACTACAACGACCCCGTTTGGCTTTAGAAGAAGCTTTAACCCCGAGACGAAGTCATTGATATCCGGGACGTGGTCCAAGACATTGACTGCCAGCATGAGATCCGCCTGCTTGCCTTCATCGCGTAAACGGCGGGCGGTCTCGACACAGAAGAACTTCGAGACGGTCGGAATTCCCTTGCCAATGGCCACCTGGGCCACATTTACTGCAGGCTCGACCCCAATCACTGGAATACCCTTCTCCATGAAATACTGGAGGAAATAGCCGTCGTTGCTTGCCGCCTCGATGACTTGACTGGTCGACCCCAGATTGAATCTCTTCGTGAGCGCGTCGGCCGAGGCCCGGACGTGCTGCAACCATGAATCAGAATGCGAAGAAAAGTATGCGTACTCGGTGAAGATATTTTGGGGAGCGACATACTCTGGAAGTTGTACGAGGAAACAACGGTTGCAGACATAGGCATGCAACGGATAAAACGGTTCCATGTTGTCGAGTTGATGACGCTCGATATAGGTTTGACAGAGGGGAAAGAGGCCGAGGTCGATGAACGTATGCAACGACCTTTCTCCACAACCACGGCATAGCGCCGAGTCAACGCTTTCGTCTTGTTCGTTCATGTGCTTCTCCTCCTCCAGGACAATCTCCGGGGCATTAATCATTCGTGTACTTTCACTAAGCCGCAGGCCGTCAGGGAATCCGCAGCTTGTTTGATCTCGTCAAAGCTGAAGCCCGACATCTCAGCTATATCGAGCAGTGAATGCATTCCGTCTGATTGGTTCAGGACCCATAGAACGGGAAGCTCCTTCACCTTGCCAACACCATTCAAGTCGCTGGTCATGCGATACAATCCTCGCTTGCCCAATTGCGGTTCGCATTTCGGATTCAAGTTCTGATAGGTCTTGTTCGCTTCTAGAATCGAGAGAATATCGAGGCATTTGACATACGAATCGGAGAGTGATTCCGGCTTGACACATTGAAGATTGTCCGCCGACGTATGGTATTCGGGGAAGCGGCCGCTCGGCGCCCGCCTCAAATTCCCCACCGGAAGATTGAAGCCGGGAGAACAGTATTGTCGTTCGTCGTATCCATGGGGATAAAAATCGAGGACTTCATGAGGCAGGCCGGAATGTCGAAGAACATGGACCGCGGCCCGATCAATTTCGGCGGTGCCCTGGCGACTTTTCTTATAGGTTGAAAAACCTGCGTCTCCGAGCGCAGTTAGCACCAAGCCGTGTTTGATTCGGGGTACGATGGCCTCATTCCGCGCCAGCCAGGTGATGGAGCCGATCTGAACGGGAATGAAGAGAAATCGATAGGAGTACCGTCGTGAGGACTCGGTCAATGCGCGGGCCAGGAAACAGGAAATGGCGATGCCCGACAGGTTGTCATTGCACATCGACGGATGGCAGACATGCGTCGAGATCAATACTTCGTCAGGCTGGTCTCCCGGCAGATAGTACTCTCCATACGTGAGGTGTCCGTCGGCTAGAGTCGAGTCGATGCAGACCTCATATTCTCCATCGTCCAGGGAGAGATACTGATTATGACTGAGAGAAAATCCCCAGTCTGGCTTGTAATAGGATGTTCGCAGAGGCACCCAGTCCGGGTGTTCCGGAAGGGTATAGAGGTGGGGTTTCAGATCCGCTAGGGACAACGTGGCCCGCACGGGAATACTGTATCCCCACACATGCAAATTCGACTTGCGAAAGTCGACCACGCGTTCCCCTTTGGCGTTCTTGATGTATGCATCGGTAATGTTCCATTCTTTCGGCACATTCCAATCGAACACCTGAGTCCCGCTTGGAACCTCGTGGATCTGCAAGGGCACGTTTCTGCCAATGATACTCAGAGTTTGCCGCACTCCGTTTCCCGTGAGGCTGCGGCACAGCGGATACAACTCGGTGATCAACTCCATGAGCGCACGGCCAAGTTCACGCTGATCCAGAGCCTGCCGCAATTGGCTGACCTGCGGGAGTTCCGAAGAGAGGGTAAATGACCCGTCCATAGACTGACTATTCATAGATCGCCACCTCCGGAATCGGCACGATGAACTTGCCACCCCATTCACGAATGTATGCCAACTGCTCCATGATCTCGTTCTTCAGATTCCAGGGGAGAATGAGCACGTAGTCCGGCTGGGTCGTTCGAATCCTGTCTTCCGGATGAATCGGTATGTGGGTTCCCGGTGTATACTTCCCTTGCTTGTACGGATTACGATCCACCGTGTAGTCTAGAAAGTCGGTACGAATTGCACAGTAATTGAGGAGCGTGTTTCCCTTCCCGGGCGCCCCGTACCCGGCTATGCGTTTTCCCTTTCGTTTAATTTCGATCAGGGTTTCCAACAGACGCCGTTTGGTATTCCCCACTTGGTTTCTGAATGAGCGATAGTGCTCCAATTTTCCGAAGCCTGCCCCGAACTCTCGTGTACGTAAGGTTTCAACAGCGGCTGAAACGGGCATCGAGACAGCTTCCGTGTGTCTCGCATAGATGCGAAGTGACCCCCCGTGCGTCGGCAACTCTTCAACGTCAAAGATCGTGAGACCGTGGGCTGCGAACAGTCGCTCTACGGTACAGAATGACAAATAGGAGAAATGCTCGTGATAGATCGTGTCGAACTGATTGCCCTCCATCAATCGCATAAGGTGCGGAAACTCCATCGTGATGACGCCGGTCGCTTTCAACAGAAGCTTCATGCCGCGGACAAAATCATTGAGGTCAGGAACGTGGGCCAGCACGTTGTTGCCGAGAAGAAGATCCGCGTGGCTATTTGAAGCAACGAGTTCCTTGGCGGTCTCTGCACCGAAGAACTTCGTCACCGAAGGGATTCCCTTCTCTATGGCAACCTGTGCCACGTTCGCAGCCGGTTCGATGCCCAACACAGGAATGCCTTTCTTGGCAAAGTACTGCAGGAGGTAACCGTCATTGCTGGCAATCTCTACGACGCGACTCGCAACGGAGAGACCGAGACGCTTCACCATGGCTTCGGTATAAGCCTGCGCGTGTTGGAGCCAGCTGTTTGAATAGGAAGAAAAGTAGGCATATTCCGTAAAGATATCCTGAGGAGCGATGTAGGCTTTCAACTGGACCAGGAAACACTTAGCACATACGAATGCATGTAGCGGATAAAACGCCTCCATATGGTGCAACTGATGTGGCTCGATGTGAGTCTGACAAGGCGGCGACATCCCCAGATCGACGAATGTGTCCTCGAGCGGGGCGCCACAAAATCTGCAGTGACCGTTTTCCGGATGCATGTGCGTGACGATCGGCATATTGCTACCGAAGAACGAGCTTGCGACAGTGGAAAGCTTCAGCATAGGCCGTTGGCGAATTCGCTTCCACACCACGAATTCTCATCATGGCCCAAAACGTGTCCTCGGTGAACCAGGCCTTGGATCTTTGGGTGGCAAAGTGTCGCATGAGATGAATCACCTTGGTCTCACCGATCCGCTTATCGAGTGGCACGAACACGTTTGGCGAGCCTAGATCCCCGTCGTACTTAGGAATCTCGTACTCAAAAATGAGATGCCGTCGCCACGTATTCCACGTGAGATCGGATATGATGCGGTGGTCCTGATGAAGGTCATGACGATAGTGAGTAAAGATTACGTCGGGATCCCAGTCGCGTTTTAACCGTTCAAATTCCTTCTTGATGGCCGCAAGCTGTGACGGAAAGAAGCTTTCTCGAAATGTTCTCACCGACACGGTTTTTCGCGGAACTCCGCGCAGATGATCGGCCGCACTCGCCTCGGCTTCACTCCTTCGTCTCCGCCCTGCGCTGAAGACGATCCAGCCGACGCTGATCTGGGGAAAAGTCTCAACCAAGCGGATAATGGTCCCCCCGCACCCGATCTCGATGTCATCCGGATGCGACCCCAGACAGAGCACCGTGATTCCCGGCTTGTTTGCGGTCTCCAGCGAAGACAACAGCATGGGGCTCAGTCGTTCTTTCTCCACACTTCCCAAGGGGCTCGCCCCTGCGCATAGATCTCGTCCAAGACCTGCTTGTCCTTGAATGTATCCATGGCGGCCCAGAACCCGTCGTACCTGTAACCGATCAACTGGCGATCCTTGATCAGGCGCCGAAAAGGTTCTTGCACCAATTCCTCGCCGGGAAGAAGATAGTCGAAGATCCGACGCTTGAAGATGAAGTATCCCCCGTTGATTCGGAGGCTCGTCTTGTTCATTTCCTGAATGGTCTCGACCACGCCGTCGGCGTCAGCGGACACCAAATGATAGCTGAGTCTCGGGGTGATACTGGCAAAACTTGCAACCTTATTCATTTTCCGGAAATGCGCGAGTTGAACCGGCAAGGGGAGATCGGTAAGACCGTCGCTGTAGTTCGCCAGGAATTCTTCATCATCACCGAGGTACTTTTCAATGGCTTTCAAACGCTGACCGATATTGGCATTCGCTCCAGTCTCGACGAACGTAATGCGCCAGTCCTGAATATCGGTATTGATGAGGTCTACCTTTTTCCCGCCCTCTGACATGACAAAATCGTTGGAAGCACATTCGCTGTAGTTGAGGAAATATTGCTTGACGACGTCAGCTGCATGCCCCAGGCACAGAATGAACTCCTTGTGTCCGTAGTGGGCGTAATACTTCATGATGTGCCATGCCACGGGACGATACCCAATCGGCACCATCGGTTTCGGAATGTTCTGGGAATATTCCCTGATGCGAAGTCCCAGTCCTCCGCAAAACAGCACGACCTTCATGTCACGAGTCTCCGCTTGGCAAGTTTTGTGTTTCGATCCGAATGCTCTTGCTCATCGAAAATTCACAACGTGTTCAGACTTCGAATCCGTCACGGGACGCGTTCCAGCCACGCTTCACGCCAGAACACATATTCCGATCGCGGACACAATTTCATGAAATCTCCGTGACATGTCGCACCATCCAGCAAAATGCAGGGGCTTTGATCGGCCATGTGGATCATCTTTCCTGTCCGCTGATCGATCAACCGCAGCGCTCGAATCGCGACCCGATATTCGCCCTCGCAATAACGGAACATTCCGACGTCGAACCGCAACCCTCTGGTTCTGCAGTTCGCATCCAATGTGTTGACAATTTCTTGGGGAGGCCTGACCTTCACCAGATCGCCTGGTTGGAGCCGCAGATCATCATTGGGGGTTTTCTTCAATGGTCCCCCCTCCATGGAGGGATAGCAGGCCCCTCCCCGCTTGTCCTGCACCCAACTGAACAGACCCAACAGTAGCGCTCGCACCACTTCCATGATCCGGCGATTACCGCTTCTGATATCAGCCACAAAATGGCGCAGATCCCACCATGCCATCGAGAGGCTCGCCCGCTTCATCTCGGTAATGAGGCACATGTAGACTGGTTCCCCTCCCATTCCCGGGGTATCGTCCGCGCAGGCAGCCTTTCGAACTCTGGCCTCCAGTCGTACAAAGTCAGGGTCTCTTGGAAGGCTGCCATTTCCATTCCCGCGGCCCTGAGTTTCGATGGCAATCGCCGCTGATTGACCGGGAGCGAGGGCTGGCTTAATCCATTGTTCTTTCCAGAAAATCATGCACCCTGCTTGGCAACCGCCGTGGTCCATCCCGCTGCACCGTACGCCATCCAACAGGACGGTCTCCTTGACACGACGGAAACCAGCTTTATCAATGGTGTCGCAAGTTTTGGTGGCACGTTTGCAGATTCTGAAGCGCTTGCCGATGCAAGCGAGCATCTCGGGCATGAAAGGCATCCCGTCTAGAGTGCCACGGTTGTCCAGGGTCCCTAGGATCTCCCCGGCACTCTTCACTTCAACCCAGTCGCCGACCACAAACTTGTTGGCCATAAGTTGTCCTTTTAGAAATGTGCCCGCCCTTTTACGTCGTTCTGTAGGGCTAGTACGCCGCCCAGAGCGATCGCATATCCGTAGAGGGCCAATCCAAGAAGTGGGACACCGCTGCCCCACGCAAGCGCCGGATGGAGGACAAAAGAGAGTCCGGTCCATGGAATCCCGATGGACTGCATGAGCAGAAGCCAGCCGGATAACACAAGACTCAGGGTTCCTGCCGCAGCGGCTAGAAACGTGGTTTTCTTGTAACTGGACCTATGGGGGGTCATTCGATACTCAAGTCATGAGGGTTGCTAGATTACATCCGCAAACGTCTTTTCCATTCGCCTGAAATAGAATGCGCCGCCTACGAGGAGCAGCAACGTGGCCAGAGTGGATACGGCAATCATCGGACTCGGCGCCTCCGTTGTTCCAAGAAGCGCCCACCGAAACCCTTCCACGACTCCGACCATGGGATTGAGGGCAAAGAGCGTCCGCCACGGTTCGGAGAGAAGACTGCTTGGATAAGCGATGGGCGTGGCAAATAGCCAGAGCTGAGTGAGAAAAGGGATGGTGTACCGGACGTCGCGATACTGAACATTGAGAGCCGAAAGCCACAGCCCTATTCCCAATGCCGTGACAAAGGTCAGGAGCACCAAGAGGGGTAACCAAACGACGTTAACGGTCGGATACATGCCATAAAACAGCATCATCCCGAGCAGCACGACAAATGCGATGATGAAATCCACTCCACCCGATATCACAGCGGCAATCGGAACAACGAGACGGGGGAAGTATACCTTTTTGATTAAGTTCGAACTGGAAACTAAACTATTCGATGACTCGGTCAGACCATTAGCAAAATATGCCCAGGGAACCAGCGCGGTAAATGCAAAGAGTGGATATGGGATGCCATCAGACGGCATATTCGCCAGCTTTCCGAAGAAAAGACTGAAGACAGCCATGGTCATAACCGGCTGAATCACGGCCCATGCGGCACCCAACGCAGTTTGTTTATAGCGAATCTTGATGTCTCGCCAGGCGAGGAAGTACAAGAGTTCGCCGTATTGCCAAAGCTCTCTGATGTTCAGCGCGCGCCATCCGCGCGATGGCTCGATGCGTCTGAAAGGCACCGCTGCAAGACTCATATTCTCAGATGCATCCACCGTTCAGATCCTTTTCTAATGTTGGAGGATGGTCCTGCTTCAATACAAACGCCGTCCGGGCACACGGATCAAACGGATGCCCGTCGTCTTCTGCCCCAAAACCTGGTTCTTTGCGAATCGGATGATCGGATGGATGCAAGCGGACAGTCGGTTCCTGCTATTTCCACATTGCCTGGACCGACAACATCACTACACTCCGCTCGACCAGATATGGCAAGGCTCCGA from Nitrospira japonica harbors:
- a CDS encoding class I SAM-dependent methyltransferase yields the protein MNEQDESVDSALCRGCGERSLHTFIDLGLFPLCQTYIERHQLDNMEPFYPLHAYVCNRCFLVQLPEYVAPQNIFTEYAYFSSHSDSWLQHVRASADALTKRFNLGSTSQVIEAASNDGYFLQYFMEKGIPVIGVEPAVNVAQVAIGKGIPTVSKFFCVETARRLRDEGKQADLMLAVNVLDHVPDINDFVSGLKLLLKPNGVVVVEFPHLCKLIEGNQFDTIYHDRFSYLSFTAVEEIFLRQGLFPFDVEELPTHGGSLRIYACHRSAGVKPPTEQVARLRAKEEAWGVKTMDYYASFRKQVEDTKRNLLECLVRLKRERQTIVGYGVPAKGNVLLNYCGIRTDFLDYLVDRSPYKQGKHTPGTRIPIHSPETIRDSRPNYVLILPWNIKEEIMDQLAYIREWGGKFVVPVPTVQVYE
- a CDS encoding DUF4910 domain-containing protein, yielding MELITELYPLCRSLTGNGVRQTLSIIGRNVPLQIHEVPSGTQVFDWNVPKEWNITDAYIKNAKGERVVDFRKSNLHVWGYSIPVRATLSLADLKPHLYTLPEHPDWVPLRTSYYKPDWGFSLSHNQYLSLDDGEYEVCIDSTLADGHLTYGEYYLPGDQPDEVLISTHVCHPSMCNDNLSGIAISCFLARALTESSRRYSYRFLFIPVQIGSITWLARNEAIVPRIKHGLVLTALGDAGFSTYKKSRQGTAEIDRAAVHVLRHSGLPHEVLDFYPHGYDERQYCSPGFNLPVGNLRRAPSGRFPEYHTSADNLQCVKPESLSDSYVKCLDILSILEANKTYQNLNPKCEPQLGKRGLYRMTSDLNGVGKVKELPVLWVLNQSDGMHSLLDIAEMSGFSFDEIKQAADSLTACGLVKVHE
- a CDS encoding class I SAM-dependent methyltransferase; its protein translation is MPIVTHMHPENGHCRFCGAPLEDTFVDLGMSPPCQTHIEPHQLHHMEAFYPLHAFVCAKCFLVQLKAYIAPQDIFTEYAYFSSYSNSWLQHAQAYTEAMVKRLGLSVASRVVEIASNDGYLLQYFAKKGIPVLGIEPAANVAQVAIEKGIPSVTKFFGAETAKELVASNSHADLLLGNNVLAHVPDLNDFVRGMKLLLKATGVITMEFPHLMRLMEGNQFDTIYHEHFSYLSFCTVERLFAAHGLTIFDVEELPTHGGSLRIYARHTEAVSMPVSAAVETLRTREFGAGFGKLEHYRSFRNQVGNTKRRLLETLIEIKRKGKRIAGYGAPGKGNTLLNYCAIRTDFLDYTVDRNPYKQGKYTPGTHIPIHPEDRIRTTQPDYVLILPWNLKNEIMEQLAYIREWGGKFIVPIPEVAIYE
- a CDS encoding PIG-L deacetylase family protein gives rise to the protein MLLSSLETANKPGITVLCLGSHPDDIEIGCGGTIIRLVETFPQISVGWIVFSAGRRRRSEAEASAADHLRGVPRKTVSVRTFRESFFPSQLAAIKKEFERLKRDWDPDVIFTHYRHDLHQDHRIISDLTWNTWRRHLIFEYEIPKYDGDLGSPNVFVPLDKRIGETKVIHLMRHFATQRSKAWFTEDTFWAMMRIRGVEANSPTAYAEAFHCRKLVLR
- a CDS encoding sugar phosphate nucleotidyltransferase, with the translated sequence MKVVLFCGGLGLRIREYSQNIPKPMVPIGYRPVAWHIMKYYAHYGHKEFILCLGHAADVVKQYFLNYSECASNDFVMSEGGKKVDLINTDIQDWRITFVETGANANIGQRLKAIEKYLGDDEEFLANYSDGLTDLPLPVQLAHFRKMNKVASFASITPRLSYHLVSADADGVVETIQEMNKTSLRINGGYFIFKRRIFDYLLPGEELVQEPFRRLIKDRQLIGYRYDGFWAAMDTFKDKQVLDEIYAQGRAPWEVWRKND
- a CDS encoding ABC transporter permease encodes the protein MDASENMSLAAVPFRRIEPSRGWRALNIRELWQYGELLYFLAWRDIKIRYKQTALGAAWAVIQPVMTMAVFSLFFGKLANMPSDGIPYPLFAFTALVPWAYFANGLTESSNSLVSSSNLIKKVYFPRLVVPIAAVISGGVDFIIAFVVLLGMMLFYGMYPTVNVVWLPLLVLLTFVTALGIGLWLSALNVQYRDVRYTIPFLTQLWLFATPIAYPSSLLSEPWRTLFALNPMVGVVEGFRWALLGTTEAPSPMIAVSTLATLLLLVGGAFYFRRMEKTFADVI